From Oncorhynchus keta strain PuntledgeMale-10-30-2019 chromosome 25, Oket_V2, whole genome shotgun sequence, one genomic window encodes:
- the LOC118358299 gene encoding BCL2/adenovirus E1B 19 kDa protein-interacting protein 3-like, giving the protein MSTTTAAALQNNNGEPGLNGSWVELEMNGNNRNQALLPNPNTENGNEGESQAPQALEVVPEEVEESLTGGLGHVPSSSSIHNADMNKILLDAQHESSQSSSSCDSPHRPSSPDQDDSQVTFDLEMSSRRGSQSEEEGPEKDREDDILMNKGADWVADWSSRPENIPPKEFHFQHPRHSVSLSMRKSGAMKKGGVFSADFLKVFIPSLVLSHILALGIGVYLGKRLTTPSTSSF; this is encoded by the exons GGTCGTGGGTAGAGCTGGAGATGAATGGAAACAACAGGAACCAGGCTCTGCTGCCAAACCCCAACACGGAGAacgggaatgagggagagagtcagGCCCCTCAGGCTCTGGAAGTGGTgccagaggaggtggaggagagtcTGACAGGGGGGCTGGGGCATGTGCCCTCATCCTCCTCTATCCACAATGCAGACATGAATAAGATCCTGCTGGATGCCCAGCATGAGTCCAGCCAAAGCAGCTCCTCCTGTGACAG TCCTCATAGACCTTCCAGTCCAGATCAGGATGACAGCCAGGTTACCTTTGACTTGGAGATGTCCAGTAGGAGAGGGAGCCAG TCAGAGGAGGAAGgcccagagaaagacagagaagatgATATCCTGATGAACAAAGGTGCAGACTGGGTTGCAGATTGGTCCAGTCGGCCCGAAAACATTCCCCCCAA GGAGTTCCACTTCCAACACCCCAGACACTCAGTATCCCTCAGCATGAGAAAGAGTGGAGCCATGAAGAAAGGGGGTGTCTTCTCTGCTGACTTCCTCAAAGTCTTCATCCCCTCCTTAGTCCTGTCTCACATCCTTGCCCTTGGTATCGG GGTCTACCTTGGAAAGAGACTCACCACGCCTTCCACCAGCTCTTTCTAA